One Microcoleus sp. bin38.metabat.b11b12b14.051 genomic window carries:
- a CDS encoding Rrf2 family transcriptional regulator, producing the protein MVELSCKSEYAILALLELADGYEEGEPLQIRQIAAQQNIPDRYLEQLLATMRRCGLIRSQRGAKGGYLLAREPWKITLLDILNCLEGSEFDRSQKDSPAQTLESAVIWEVWQEARSTANSVLQKYTLQDLREKRNGRRQLDIMYYI; encoded by the coding sequence ATGGTAGAACTCTCCTGTAAAAGCGAATACGCAATCTTAGCTTTGCTGGAGCTCGCCGATGGCTACGAGGAAGGCGAACCCCTGCAAATTCGCCAGATAGCGGCTCAGCAAAATATTCCCGATCGATATTTAGAACAGTTGCTGGCTACCATGAGACGCTGCGGGTTGATTCGCAGCCAGCGAGGAGCTAAGGGCGGTTACCTGCTGGCGCGGGAACCATGGAAAATCACGCTGCTAGACATTCTCAACTGTCTCGAAGGCTCAGAGTTCGATCGCTCCCAAAAAGACTCGCCTGCTCAAACTCTAGAAAGTGCGGTGATTTGGGAAGTTTGGCAAGAAGCGCGATCGACTGCTAACTCAGTGTTGCAAAAATATACGCTACAGGATCTGCGCGAAAAACGCAATGGCAGGCGGCAGCTCGATATTATGTATTACATCTAG
- a CDS encoding iron uptake porin — MSKFLWSYLLISPAVLGATLVVSSSAMAADAQQAADALKPQAAKAETAQTSEAKVNAVAAADETTAASEPVQEISQAAGDKTEPAIAASGFAATQSPIAAANIAPAAANPAAVSQPASEYEAAVEPTVAQPVENSAPAATAVPEILGAAQLETTAPTAADQAQQIVPKQAESLAQTAAPAAPTNPAATLEQLNQYSSEGTAGGETQGQVTSVSQLSDVRPTDWAFQALQSLVERYGCIAGYPDGTFRGNRAMTRYEFAAGLNACLDKVNELIKAGTTNLATKDDLAALQRLQEEFAAELATLRGRVDALEARTSELEANQFSTTTKLTGEAIFALSDDFGGKDGLLGRDNSRIGRGNNQAVFQQRVRLNLNTSFTGRDLLLTRLQVGNGQRFNLGATSEGTQTWNVVGRTDNVVALDTLLYKFPMSRNLNVTLAANAVVWDDIIPTVNPYFEDFDGGNGSLSAFGQRNPIYRLGGGAGIGFDYAFGGRGLLGGVFGPTSLSFGYLASNAASPARGGGLFNGGYTAMGQLTFTPARNLQFAVNYNHGYFNRGNFGFDNGLGNGPGNLGGFTGTGVANSLNGLSEGFGGANGFRARKVVSNSYGAQASLRLSPRFIVGGWAGLTNARILGIGDARIWNYAATLALPDLGKEGNLLGFVVGREPYLNKLDAPSGLRSFRNDTSWHIEGFYKYQLTDNISLTPGVVWITNPNQDRHNDDIIIGTLRTTFTF, encoded by the coding sequence ATGTCGAAATTTTTGTGGAGTTACCTACTAATCAGCCCAGCAGTCTTAGGAGCTACCCTAGTAGTTTCTTCGAGCGCGATGGCAGCAGACGCTCAGCAAGCTGCTGATGCGCTCAAGCCTCAAGCTGCCAAAGCTGAAACGGCCCAAACCTCCGAAGCCAAAGTCAATGCTGTAGCTGCTGCGGACGAAACAACCGCAGCATCAGAGCCAGTCCAAGAAATTTCCCAAGCAGCAGGCGACAAAACAGAGCCAGCCATCGCAGCTTCGGGCTTTGCCGCAACACAAAGCCCGATCGCAGCAGCCAACATAGCCCCCGCAGCGGCAAATCCCGCAGCAGTATCACAACCTGCAAGCGAATATGAAGCAGCAGTTGAGCCAACAGTCGCTCAACCAGTAGAAAATTCAGCCCCAGCAGCTACCGCTGTCCCAGAGATATTGGGCGCAGCTCAATTAGAAACAACTGCCCCGACAGCGGCAGATCAGGCACAACAAATTGTGCCCAAACAGGCTGAATCTCTAGCTCAAACAGCCGCCCCAGCAGCTCCCACAAACCCAGCCGCCACATTAGAACAGCTCAACCAGTACAGCAGCGAAGGTACTGCCGGCGGCGAAACTCAAGGTCAAGTTACCTCAGTATCTCAACTTTCCGACGTGCGGCCCACAGACTGGGCATTCCAAGCACTGCAATCCCTAGTCGAGCGCTACGGCTGTATTGCCGGGTATCCCGACGGCACCTTCCGCGGCAACCGAGCAATGACCCGCTACGAATTCGCCGCCGGTTTAAATGCTTGTTTAGACAAAGTTAACGAGCTAATTAAAGCAGGTACGACCAACTTAGCGACCAAAGATGACTTGGCAGCCCTCCAACGGCTCCAAGAAGAATTTGCAGCGGAACTGGCAACCCTGCGGGGTCGCGTCGATGCTCTGGAAGCTCGGACATCCGAACTTGAAGCCAACCAATTCTCAACTACTACCAAGCTGACTGGGGAAGCAATTTTTGCCCTCAGCGACGACTTTGGTGGTAAGGATGGCTTGTTGGGGAGAGACAACTCCAGAATCGGCAGAGGTAACAATCAAGCCGTCTTCCAACAGCGGGTTCGTCTGAATTTAAATACGAGCTTTACCGGCAGAGATTTGTTGCTGACAAGGCTTCAAGTAGGCAACGGTCAAAGATTTAACCTTGGGGCTACCAGCGAAGGTACTCAAACTTGGAATGTAGTCGGCAGAACCGACAACGTTGTTGCCTTGGACACCTTGCTGTACAAGTTTCCCATGAGTCGGAACCTAAACGTTACCCTGGCAGCTAACGCTGTCGTTTGGGACGACATTATTCCGACTGTAAACCCTTACTTTGAAGACTTTGACGGCGGCAACGGCTCCCTGAGTGCCTTCGGACAGCGCAACCCAATTTATCGCTTGGGTGGCGGCGCGGGTATCGGCTTTGACTATGCCTTCGGTGGCAGGGGCTTGCTGGGCGGCGTGTTCGGCCCGACTTCTCTATCCTTCGGCTATCTGGCCTCAAATGCAGCCAGTCCTGCCAGGGGTGGAGGCTTGTTCAACGGCGGCTACACAGCCATGGGTCAGTTGACTTTTACTCCCGCACGCAACTTACAATTTGCTGTCAACTACAACCACGGTTACTTTAACCGAGGTAACTTCGGGTTTGACAACGGTTTGGGGAACGGGCCTGGCAACCTAGGCGGTTTCACCGGTACGGGCGTGGCTAATTCCCTGAACGGCTTGAGCGAAGGTTTTGGCGGCGCCAACGGCTTCCGCGCTCGCAAAGTAGTCAGCAACTCCTACGGCGCTCAGGCTTCCTTGCGCCTGAGCCCGAGATTTATCGTTGGCGGCTGGGCTGGTTTAACTAATGCTCGCATTCTCGGTATCGGCGATGCCAGAATTTGGAACTACGCTGCTACCTTGGCTTTGCCTGATTTAGGAAAAGAAGGCAACTTGCTCGGTTTTGTGGTAGGTCGCGAGCCTTACTTGAATAAACTTGATGCTCCGAGCGGTTTGCGCAGCTTCCGCAATGATACTTCGTGGCACATTGAAGGTTTCTACAAGTACCAGCTTACGGACAACATCTCTCTGACTCCGGGCGTCGTTTGGATTACGAACCCGAATCAAGACCGCCATAATGACGACATCATTATTGGTACTCTGAGAACTACTTTTACGTTCTAA
- a CDS encoding HD domain-containing phosphohydrolase, with amino-acid sequence MIVFERPEFLNESAQRTELIEKLLDIGAALSSAPDLGGLLNLILSKSREITYSDAGSVYLVDHSDEKSKLLFKVAQNGSKPRLSFKEFALPLTDKSLAGYVAVTGQSLNLSDAYDLPPGVPYQLDTSFDRDINYRTCSVMVLPMQNRQGETIGVLQLINRKKKADEVLTAENAWESTQQYSEWEERIVRSLASQAAISIERNQLQESIEHLFEGFVKASVQVIEARDPCTFGHSERVAALTVRLSEEVNAVSSGWLRSIYFNNRQIQEIRYAALLHDFGKIGVPEAVLTKQKKLYPSQLEIIRHRFALAQRTLEMECVQSKYKYLLEHSAYRKHPDSGPECAKCQEIEQLDTSLAEAKTRLAEYWEVLLEANEPHILAEEPLAQLLELSRQTYRDIDGAIKPLLSPDEIVQLMVSRGNLTPAERSAIESHVTHTYEFLSQIPWTKDLKNVPQIAYGHHEKLDGTGYPRGLTQTEIPIQAQLMTIADIYDALTAGDRPYKRALRTDAAMKILRQEAAHNKINADLLELFDRRRVFSVLGHGLDAKVESA; translated from the coding sequence ATGATCGTATTTGAAAGGCCAGAGTTCTTGAACGAATCTGCTCAAAGAACAGAGCTAATAGAAAAGCTTTTGGATATTGGCGCGGCGCTCTCTAGCGCCCCCGATTTGGGCGGCTTGTTAAACTTGATTTTATCCAAAAGCCGGGAAATCACCTACAGCGATGCGGGCAGCGTTTATTTAGTAGATCACAGCGACGAGAAATCTAAGTTGCTGTTCAAGGTAGCCCAAAACGGTTCTAAACCCAGACTGTCGTTTAAGGAGTTTGCCCTGCCGCTGACAGACAAAAGCTTGGCGGGATACGTGGCAGTTACAGGTCAAAGTTTGAACCTGTCTGATGCCTATGACTTGCCCCCCGGCGTACCCTACCAGCTAGATACGAGTTTTGACAGGGATATTAATTACCGCACTTGCTCGGTAATGGTGTTGCCGATGCAAAACCGACAGGGCGAGACAATCGGCGTACTGCAACTGATCAACCGCAAAAAAAAGGCAGATGAGGTGCTGACGGCAGAGAATGCCTGGGAATCGACGCAGCAGTATTCCGAGTGGGAAGAAAGGATCGTTCGATCGCTCGCTTCTCAAGCAGCAATCTCGATCGAGCGCAATCAACTTCAAGAAAGCATAGAACACTTGTTCGAGGGCTTCGTCAAAGCAAGCGTGCAAGTCATAGAAGCCCGAGATCCATGTACCTTCGGCCATTCAGAACGAGTCGCAGCCCTGACAGTACGCCTGTCAGAAGAAGTAAACGCCGTCAGCAGTGGATGGCTGCGCTCTATTTACTTTAACAACCGTCAAATTCAAGAAATTCGCTACGCCGCCCTGCTGCACGATTTTGGCAAAATCGGAGTACCAGAAGCAGTTTTGACCAAGCAGAAAAAGCTCTACCCCTCACAGCTAGAAATCATTCGCCACCGTTTCGCCCTAGCTCAGCGGACGCTGGAAATGGAATGCGTCCAGTCTAAATATAAATATTTGCTAGAGCATTCAGCTTACCGAAAACACCCAGACTCTGGCCCCGAGTGCGCTAAGTGCCAGGAAATAGAACAGCTAGACACGTCGCTAGCAGAGGCAAAAACCAGATTGGCAGAATATTGGGAAGTCCTGCTAGAGGCCAACGAACCTCACATTTTGGCAGAAGAACCCCTAGCTCAACTGCTAGAACTTTCTCGGCAAACTTACAGAGATATAGACGGGGCAATTAAACCCCTGCTGAGTCCAGACGAAATCGTGCAATTGATGGTGTCGAGGGGCAACCTGACGCCGGCAGAACGATCGGCGATCGAATCCCACGTCACTCACACTTACGAATTTCTCAGCCAAATTCCGTGGACAAAGGATCTAAAAAATGTTCCCCAAATAGCCTACGGACACCATGAAAAACTCGATGGGACAGGCTATCCGCGAGGTTTAACACAGACAGAAATCCCCATTCAAGCGCAATTAATGACGATCGCCGATATTTATGACGCCCTAACAGCGGGCGATCGCCCCTACAAACGAGCTTTGCGAACAGATGCAGCAATGAAAATTTTGCGGCAAGAAGCAGCTCACAACAAAATCAACGCCGATTTATTGGAACTATTCGACCGTCGCCGAGTCTTTAGCGTCCTAGGACACGGTTTGGATGCAAAAGTCGAATCAGCCTAG